AATTTCTACTTAGCTACTAAAATAAGAAAGAATTTACTTAGAAGTTATAATTTACCAAAGAAATTATAATATGAACTTAGCATAGTCGAATTCCTTTTATTAAAACAAGTATACACCACTGTTACAGCTAGAAGTTGACAAATTATTCTTAAATGATTCACAGTTACAGTCTCACCTCCATGAATACAGAGAAAGTCATTATTTGAAATTGGTCCTGGCTCTGCAAAAGTCTTGAATTTATTTAACCACTGCCTGGAAACATAGAACTGCAGAAGACTTGGTTCCATCATATTCAGCAGCCCTGATATCCTCCGtctctctctctgtgcttcttcACTGCTCTTTCTATTACAGAAACAGGAATCATTAAACAAATACAGATCCTGCGTACAGTGCAGATAACTTTTATGCAACTCTAACACAACGTATTTTGCAGCCAACTTTTAGTGGAAATTTGATCTTAGTACCAGAAATTTAAAATCTGAACACTGAGTTGCTTTTATTATCTCAAGCACAAAAGTTCCCTAGTCTGAAGATGGCAATAACATGACTTCTCACCTTTTATTTAAGAAACAGAACAGCCTATAAATAGCATTAAATTAAATGCATAATAAAGTGTATAATACAATGGATTAAATTACAATATATTAAAACCTCTATTTTCCTACATCCCATCCATCTGATAAATACTTTGGACAATTCCAGTTAGAGCTCTAACAGTTAAAAACTTTCTGTGTGCAAAACCTCCCTGTGTGCAGAATTCCCTTCCTCTAACTGGAAATAAGGTGGCTAGTTCTTAATTGATGCTTCAAGTTCTCTTACTATGCAGATTTCATTTTAACATTAACACTTTAGCCCTTACAGAGCAAATGTTAAGAACATAACTGAAGGATAAGTTTTTCTCCAGCATAGGCTTTTCTCGTTGGTCAAATTCTTCCATTATAATTCTCACAGGGCAGCTAAATCTGAAAGCTTCCCAATGGCTTAAAAAGTTATTTACATACATGACTCACAGGGGTATGATTGTACTTTTGATGTCTTCCTTACCTGTAGAAGAGAACATAAGCTTCTGCATTTTGCACTGTGGATTCTGATACCTCTGTGACACTCTGGTCATCAAATTCATACCACAAGTTATTTAAATTGTTGCGACAATAAGCTATATAATGTCCACCTAGGGTGCAGGAAGCAAGAGTTAGCAAAGAGGGTCTAGAGCTGCCATTTTACTCTGTAACACATGAAAAGGAACTAAGTCATAATAAAATCCCCAATATTAAATAGGAGAAACAGAATTGTTAGCAGATACGACTTTGAAATTAACTCCTGTCAAACTCAACAtcagtttttttaaaatttctattaGCTAGTGGTGAGTTGAACTACTTTCAGCACATTCCTACACTCTTCAAGCAGCATGCTGTTTAACACAGTCCTGAACCATGACATTCAGTGCAAGATTATCTGAACAATTTACTCTTGTCAGTCTCCACAACAAACTCTTTTCAAATCGTTGTATGCTTTAGAATAGAAAATAGCACAGATATGGAACAGCTACATGATACCATGATCATAACTAACTGTGTTTCAAAGACTATtcttaatatatttaaaattattactatttttgAATTCATATTTAACTGCTAGTAAGTAAATAATCAAATATCTGCTAAACTGATTAGGTGAAGCATGACTTAGCAAGGACTAAATAGAAGTTGAAAAACTATCCAGTAGaacaaaaataaagggaaaaaacctcaaacaatgGATACTTTAACTCTGAGAAGTATGAGGGGGTAACTTCCATAAAACCTATATAATTTCTGGcttaaatgttttctttctcctaTTTTCTAAATCttataaatgctgaaatcaTCTAGGCAGAAATTACCTTGACAGACAGCAATAAGATGCTATTCAGCTACTCTTCATTACCCACAAATTGCAGTTACCACCTGTTTTGGGGTTAAATGGCGGTGATCATCCAaaagaacatatttttaaaaacttactGGTACCTTTGTAGTTCTTTGTAAACAATTTCCAAATATTCAAGCATTGACACAAACAGCAGTAAGGTAGAGCAGCTGATCAACTGGTCGTCTGCTGGCAACTTTATTTGCACATTTATGTTGTTCAATAGTTTTCTTCCTTAATATTCCTGGACCTGTTAAATTTTTTCCACCTTCAATTTTATTCAGGTGTACCATATAATTTCAAAGATGTGCCAACACTTTCAGAGCAAGCCTTAAATCTTCAGGATCAAGGTAAAAATCACAGCATTCATCTTCCACTTTCTAATTACCTCTGTTTATCTCTTTACCCTTCAGTATACAGTTATCACCCTTGAAGAAGAGTGCTGATGTAGCAGCTGCAAGGATAAAACAATCAGCCCATACTCACTGCTGGCAGTCCCGTGGTGGCAGATGACAGACAGGAGATCGTAAGTCACGATTTGAGCAGGACTGTCCTTTGCAAGGAAAGGCTGAAGGTCAAGGCCTTCCAAGGGAAAGGACACATGGGTCCCAATTTTTGTGGAAAACATGAGTTCATGTCTGAATCTTTTGAGATGAATGCACAGAATCTGTAAGGATTGACAGATTCAGTCAAGAACTATACATGCTATTTGATATTAAATACCTAAATACTGTGTGTACCATCTTTTCCTTTTATAATCCCAAAAAGAGTAGTTTTCCCTGTGACTTCAAGCATATTAATAAACTCTGTGTTTTAATCAGCTGTGGCTACTAACATTGATGCAGCACTAAAAAATGTACCTTTTCTCAATGCACATATTGCACAATCTTGTAATGGGGACACCAATTCCTCCTGATTATTGCAGATATCAATTCATGCTTTGAAGTGTAACACTGGATTACTTTCTAAATGCAAAGTTACAAATGTTACTATAGAAAAGCTTTCCAGTCTGGCTGTGGTGCTTAATTCTGTGAACACAGTATAAACAGTAGAATATATACTAACACAGAATAGAAATGCTGCTACTGCCTGCAGACCAACAGCAGTAACAGAGGGAAATTCCATTCCTGCACTTGTCACGTACAAGATTCATTTTCTTACAGGGTGAACAACCACATTGCTCACATTCTTAACAAATGCCAATTCAAAGGTAGACTTCCATCACACAGTATTATACACACAATTTACTCTGTGCAACTCATTTACTCTTACCACATTCATAATCATgcaaaaaaaatgctttaaagtGCATATTGTGACAGTACCTCAGGAAATTTTTGTACTTTGCAGAATTTCACTCCATTTCTTAACCTAAGCaaaggaaaaaccaaaccaaaacaaccaatGATTAATTCTGAAAAGATTTTACTTTATTGCACTAGATCAGCAAAAGCCTAAGCTGAACATGGCATTAGTAAACGCAAAATATTTCTGGAATGTAGACTAGACATGGAGTAGCCAAAATGATACAAACAATGATGGTTCATAAGACAAGAcaatctgtactgctgaaaaaTTCAAAACAGCCAGAACAATCGAGTCCCAGCTAGCTAACAGTTTCTATTAACATACAGGAAAAAACTTGAGGCTTCATGAAAGCTGATTAtccagcaaaaggaaaaaaaaaaatgaactaaGTTTACTTCTAAGAAATTAACTACAGCACATACAAGAAGGAATAATGTTCCTGTACCATAAAGGGCTTCAAGCAGTCTTCACACCATTTCTGTTTCTTGGTTCTTTAGTATTTAAAGccatatattatttatttaacacACCTTAGTGACCTACTGCATATCAGGGGAAAGCTGCTAGTACTAGAGAGGGCTAAAGACTTTTATTTTGTCAAACAAAACCAATTTACATCTAAATTGGAATGGCATGAGAAAGAATTAAGCACATGTGGTAGGGTAAGTCAGTGCTTCCTTGGGAAGTATTCCTTGGGAATACTGAATTTCTGACAGTCAGAACACAGGATCATATCAAAAGATGAACAGTATTGGGACATACCCAACAGAAATAAATGTCTCTTGACTAACAGAAACAGTAAAACCTCAAATTAAGacaaagtaaaacaaaggtAAAAGCCAGCTTACTTTTTACACCTTCCACAGCTGTACATGTTATCACCTGCAAACATCAGGGAGAAGAAAACCAGCCATCATTCTCTAAATCCAAACAGTTATCCTTTAAGTGTGTACATTTGATAGAAAAAAAGTGTCAAGGGAATTTAAGCTGCATTCAGTATTTAATAGTCATAGTAGTGTTGACACAGCAACTACAGGAGAGGTTCTTAGGTTTTATGTCTTCAACTATAAAGCACTACAGTATAATCTGAGGAGGCAATGCTATATAATtcaaaagggaaataatttaCTATGTCCAAATTGAGGTTATGAGAATGAATATTAATATAGTGGGTTTGAAATTTTTATGAGCCTTCAGTTGATACAATTTCACTAAACCAAATTCAGACTGACTTGACATTTCTAAAGTAGCTTTCATAGGCGTTTATCTCAAATACTCAGTTGAATGAGAAGCTTACCTTTCTGAAATGAATGATCCCAAATGAACAAGGACTGACTGTATTACACCTTAACAGGTGGCCTCTGCTTAACTGCATTAAGCTAAGAAGATATTAATCATCTCATTgtgacaggaggaaaaaaacacagaagaaacaTGTCCAGGTAATTAACCTCTTACCCTTGAGCTCATCTCTGGCGAAAAAGGCAGCAAGACAATCTTGTAAGGTTACAACtggaccccaaaaccagctAGGAACACATGAGACAACAAACCTGAAACATCAttgacagaaaagaaagaaaaccaacaaaTGTTCTGCCAGAAGAGCAGAAACTAGAAGTTCAAAATAGATAGTTGAATCAAACAAGGTAAATATTATTTACCTTTTGAAGTATTCCATAAAAAAGGCTATCCATCCCTGGGGGGCATATGCTTCTCCACATGACCCTGCCTTGACCAGAGATGTCTGATGACTTGCAGAATGGAGTTTAGCAAGATCTTCCTTACCTGGAATAGGCAAGGACAGATCCTGAAAGGTCTCCAGGGTTACAGACAGctaaggaagaaaataaatgaaacacAGTGGAGTTAAGCTTGAAGAGAAATGGTTAATTAAACTGAATTCTGTACAATTCACTAGTAACTACTAAGTCACTGCATAACAGAAAATTCCACTAGGTAGGAAATGATTGTAAAAAAGCATTAACAAGAACTCATTTTCTAAAaaagaggaacaaaaaaaataacCTTTTAGAATGAACTTGCGCATTGTTATCACTGAAACATTTTTTTAGgtcattattatttttctccatATCAGTCATATAAAGCCCTATGATTTTTGCTTCAGGCTGTGTTACACAAAATAGTTTCAGAAAGCTTCAGTCCATTGTTTCTACAGCTTTTTACTCTGACATTACATTGACCTGATGCAATTGGACTTGCTGCAAGGGAGACCCATCTGTGCATTTTCTTGCTCCTGTGCTTCATTTAGTGATCACATAGCCACAGAGTCAAACATCAAACACATTTAGaaatttttgcttgttttttgaATTTCTTCACCAGATTACCCTAGGACAACTTCACAAAGCAGTCAATGGTTCATATCATTGGAAAAGTTAGTGTCTTTACTTGGATTTTTTGAAAGACCTTATTTTGTAAACCTCAATCTATCTGATAAGACAGTTACAGCACTATATTAGATCACTGTCTCATCTTTTCTTTGAAACATCAGGTACCTGAGAACTTAAGACAGTAGCATGTATGCATTAGGATATTCAGAGCATTATTAAAAAGTAATGAGACCTAAATGAAGTTGAAGAGCAAGCTTCTCTCTTCATCCTTGCTGTAAATCAATTCTCAGAATGTTTTTTTAGCTATGAGTAAATATTCAGCTCTATGAATACAAGCTATTCTAAACACAAAGTGCTGGTAGAAGTCACTATTGCAATTTGAGAGAACGAGTATGAAACACCCCAACCTTCTGAGGAAATCTGCCACAAAAGAATATAAAGTTACCAGAGAATGACTGTATTCATAAAGCAGTAAAAAAAGAACACAATGAAAGCCAGAACTTTCTCTTCTTACCCGATCACAGGTCAAGCACTGGACTGAACTTATTATAGTGCCATCAAATATATCAGAGATAACACTCCTGTACTTCTTGCGCTTCTTCCTTTTTGGTGACGATACCGTTGAAACTATAAAATGACAAAAGTAAAATGCTGCAGTAAGGCAAAGCACAGTGGATTCTGATTGCATTTCAACTTTGTGTAATATAAGTAGAAGTCTCATGTTCAGAGTTAAATTATGAGCCAAGCCCCGTTTTCTATTTACTAAATATTTCTTAGGAATTATGAGATCACACTACTGCCATTATAGGCAATTAATGTGGGTTCCTCAAGCCACTGGGGACAATCACCAGAAACATTTGCCTCTGTAAGTAAAACTCAAACTGCCAGTCTTGAAGTCTACAGCCTACTGCTACATGATGGATTTATCTTGGCAGGAATCCCTCAAGGTATAAAAAGGAACATTTTATATGACACCTAATTTGATCAAATCTTCTTGGGACGTTTCAACCATGCTgggctgaaaggcagcatcacAATATTACTGTATCACAACTCTGATGACAGAGGATTGAGGCAGACTAAAGGTACAACTGGAGTCCAGCCTAACAGCTGcttattaaaaaaccccaggtCTCTCAACCTCTCCTGGGCAAGCACCAGTGACCGAGCACCTCTTCTGACAGACTCACTTCAGGTTGTCTAAACCCTCCTGTAATGGCAAAGCCACAACTGGAGGCAGTAGCACAGATGCAGCGTCAAAGCTGCTGAACAAACCAGCCAAGGAGGTCAATGATTCAAGTCCATTAAATCACTGTCATGCAACACCAATGCTAAAGcattaaaaagataataaaatgtTCAGAACTTATCTGCAAAGGCTATCAAATGAAGCAGGATCATAATATTAAAGTTGTATTTGTttttttgatttggtttggtgCAATTAAAAAGCAAGTTATGAAAGACAAGCTTTGCTTAAAGTAATCTACTGTTAGACAAatcagggaaaataaaattatatattgttCCTCATGCCCTAAAGCAGCCCTGTCTTATATGTACAGGCAGTAAAAGTCTAAATATTCCAGATGCTCATAAAGGTAtcctgctgcagtgccaagAGAAATActcagcactgcagggacattAACTACCATGAAGCAGCCAGCATTTACAGGTTTATCTACAGTACAATTACACTTTGCTCCTTAAACCTTAATTGACTAAAATGGTGATTTACTGAACTTCTGCTGAAGAACCAATGAGCTTATCCTCTGGACAGCATTACCTTTGGGGGTACTAACTTCTCAtacctttttcttctctccaaaCTGGTACAACTGAGAAAATTGTCTAAAAATAATATTCTGACTTCCTAAAATGGAGGCAAATACTATTCATGCTTCAAAAGAATCAGAAGATTATTGAAATACAGGGAATAATCTTACATGTCCAGCTTACATAACACTCCCTTTTCCCCACCAGCTAAAAGCCCCTTAGGAACAACCCTGCATAGTTACACAAGACATAAGAAACACAATGAGAACTATAATGTGGAATAATTCAGTACcaggaaggagaaaataaagagCCTCTACCTTTTTTGTGGACTTGTGCCAGTGAAGAGCACGATGGGAATGACTTTGGAGGGCTGTTTGACAAGCGTGTGTTCATCCCTTCAACTGAGGATGGTGTTTGGGCTGCAGATACATCATTCATGTGAACATCATTGATGTAATCTGCAATTCAGAGTTGCACaaattctgtgaaaaaaattactgcagAATGAACAGACACAGTGGTTGTGTAACTTATTTAACCCCACTGTCAGGTCACTGGACATTCAGGCATGTAGCACCACTTCAGTTCCTTTGAAGTTAAGAACGAAACAAAAACACCCCACTCCATCTGAAACATTACCCAGTACAAACAGTTAGCTCACCAAGGGAATTAAATTCAGAAGATCTAAACTGAAAAAATTTACTAAGTAGGGACGTAGTTTACAAGTAAAGCCACCTACCTTATTTGGCCTATACCTCTACTACATTCTATAACTCACTTCTACTCCCACAGATATTCTGGCTAAGATTTTGACTATTTCAACGGCACTTCAGCAATGCATTACCTGAGAATCTGCTGTGTATCTGTACTTTGACAGTTCCTTGGTTATTTAAAAACTCAGTGGTCTCTGAAGCAGTGTTTGTGTCTTTTTCCAAGTCTTCCATAGAATTTGCTCGTTTAAGtttgttgcttttttccttctgccaGTCTTTGGAAGTGACTGAACTGTTATCATCATCCTGAATTAACATGGTTGTTTCTGCAGGATCCTCTAAGACAGGTTTGAAAATTGTGTCATTTTCTGTTTTATCACAGTTTCCACAGGATTCACAGGGCTGAAAGCTTAAGTCTGACTGGCTCTTATCTTCTTCCATACTCTCTTCAACACTCATAGGCTGGGCATCTTCCAGTTCTACCACTGGTTCTTTAAGTTCCTCATGCAGCAAATCCATGAGACAACGTAAAAATTCTTGTGCATCCTAGAATTTTAAACAAGTTTTACCATATTACTCTATTTTATCCAGAAGATATTCAcaacagaaaggatacagataAAATGAAAGCCGGCTGTTAATGAGGAATAAAGACAGTTCCTCTGTCCCAGGTCTAATGTTCAAAAGCACTTTCATTTCCAGACCATGTCTGTTTCCTGCATACATTTCTTGCATGTCACAAATAATCTTATCACGCAAGTTTCCTCCAAAACACTCCAATTcccaaaataaattattttaacaacACCAGCAAAAATGCTGCCATAGCTTACTAGAACGATGAATATAAACAAGTACCAGCAGCGTGGTCAGACCCCAGCTCTGCTTGTACTGGAGCATTTTAGAGATAAAATGCTCCATTAAAATCAACCAGAGCCTTGCTTTCACTGGGTATGAAGTAAAATTACTATGATGTTACTCAGCCTGACTTTCCAATGCATCACACTGACAACAATAATACAATTCTTCTAAAGCCTCAACAAGATTTCCCAAATGTGTTCCCACAAAGAGCTGTAATACTACAAGTCCAATTTGTGTTTGAAAACATCCTAAAAGCCACCAAATTTCATCAATCAGTGCAGTATCCATTTCTATCTTGGCAATAGAAAGCATCCAATAAAGCAGGTATGTGAGAAAACAAAAGCCTCTTGTTGGCAACTActactgcttttattttcttctggtttCCTTTTTGTATTCTGGCTGTTCATAATCGTAATTTTTGCTGCTCAACATTCCCATCTATCATAACAATTACTTATTAAGCTCAAAACTGCTGACtacaaaacatttcttttcttaaaaattgCAACTTACAGAACTGAGTTTGGATTTGGTAATGAAAGAAAACCCCAGTATGCCTACTTGCTGGCAATCCTttcacaaaaaaccaaaattaacaAAACCATCTAGACCCCAATTAAGAGATAAACATTCTTCATTGATCAATGTAATTTTCTCCCTGAAGATTGGACATGGCTGCCCAGCTTGCTCTAGGAGAGTGCTGGCTATGAAAGCCCTGCTGTGTTTTAATTGTTGCCATGAAACCTGCTGAACACACAACTGAACTATGATCCAGCCATAATTGAAAAAGTTCTCATTAAGTGTTGCTCTGCATGGAAAAAGATGTTTTCATCAACATTCATATCTGCAAGAATTAAGTTTCCATAcagtttctttttggttttcaaggctgaatttctgctttttcagaAAGATAGGTGGCACTTCAGAAATTCATGAGCAGATTACAGAACTTTAAGCTTAATATTTAAACACTGACTTTACAGCCTCATGCAGCAATTGAACATTAAAACATGTCCTAATCCTTCACTCCACAAATATGAAACATAATGGAACCAGCAAAGTTCCTATTAATAAATGCAGATTCCCAGAAGACACTAGTAAGCTTTTCTAATTACAAGGTTGAAATTTTTCACCTAGTCCTAAAGCTTTTAATGATAGTGCTCCACACTGTATGAATGCACCAAGATATTGTATGAAGCAGCAACTGAAGAATGCCTTTCCTATAAAATAAACCCTGCCCTTTTAACAAGCTACCAACCTGAGGTTCCCATAACACACAAATGGTGGGGCTTTTTTCCAAGACACTAAATGGAAATActgagtattttttttaaaacatcatTAACAGACATATATTAAAAATCTGTtatattaacttttttttagcatatttattttctgagacTGCTCAAATATTAGCAGCTTTATTTCCCACAAAGGAGAAGCTCAGATATTACTTGAATTTTCCTGAAAGAAAAGGAGTTATTCTACACTGAAGACCTTTTGAGAATTTGATATAAGTAAATATAAAACATGACCTAACTACTGATCATTCCATTTCAAGTGATCTACATTCAAGTTATATTAACTAAAGTTTATGTTGCATTTGCTTTAAACAAATACAGGAAATAAGGTATCTTAAGCATTAGATTTCTGATTAAGAGATAATTTTATGGCTTAGGCAGATTTAAAAGGCATCAGAAAGATTTACCTGTTGAGAGTAGCCTCGAAACATTGGATTAACAGTTTTAATTCCTTGAAATAAACCAGTAGGGACAACAGATCCAGGcctaaaaaaaaagttttaaatatataaacactgaaaaataaagaatttaaatggattttttttatctttactGGGATCATACCATTACCTGCAACTGAACACCAATAAATTAATCTTCACAAAACATAATATTGgcattaaattattaattacaTGATTTTTAAACACCTGTCATCCAACTGAAACAGTGACTGTATCAGGCCTTTTCTGGCACATTTCTTGTCAGACAATCAGACAACAAATCAGACATACTCTTGCCTCTGTGCATAATTACTGTTTCTTTACCtttgtttttatattttgaagtattttcttAGCTAGATATTACACAAATTCCATATAAGGAAATAAGACACACTGATAAAACATTGATATGGAACAAAGGATACAGAGAGGA
The genomic region above belongs to Zonotrichia albicollis isolate bZonAlb1 chromosome 8, bZonAlb1.hap1, whole genome shotgun sequence and contains:
- the USP33 gene encoding ubiquitin carboxyl-terminal hydrolase 33 isoform X2, whose product is MSSPSSNCPHLESVGEITKEELIQKSHGTCQDCKVRGPNLWACLENRCTYVGCGESHDDHSTTHSQETKHCLTVNLTTLRVWCYACSKEVFLDRKLGSHSPLPSTRLSHQAQENSVQDFKIPSNPTLKIPLAAVFDDLDIEVEEDELKTRGLTGLKNIGNTCYMNAALQALSNCPPLTHFFLDCGGLARTDKKPAICKSYLKLMTELWHKSRPGSVVPTGLFQGIKTVNPMFRGYSQQDAQEFLRCLMDLLHEELKEPVVELEDAQPMSVEESMEEDKSQSDLSFQPCESCGNCDKTENDTIFKPVLEDPAETTMLIQDDDNSSVTSKDWQKEKSNKLKRANSMEDLEKDTNTASETTEFLNNQGTVKVQIHSRFSDYINDVHMNDVSAAQTPSSVEGMNTRLSNSPPKSFPSCSSLAQVHKKVSTVSSPKRKKRKKYRSVISDIFDGTIISSVQCLTCDRLSVTLETFQDLSLPIPGKEDLAKLHSASHQTSLVKAGSCGEAYAPQGWIAFFMEYFKRFVVSCVPSWFWGPVVTLQDCLAAFFARDELKGDNMYSCGRCKKLRNGVKFCKVQKFPEILCIHLKRFRHELMFSTKIGTHVSFPLEGLDLQPFLAKDSPAQIVTYDLLSVICHHGTASSGHYIAYCRNNLNNLWYEFDDQSVTEVSESTVQNAEAYVLFYRKSSEEAQRERRRISGLLNMMEPSLLQFYVSRQWLNKFKTFAEPGPISNNDFLCIHGGVPPHKANFIEDLVVMLPQNIWDNLYSRYGGGPAVNHLYVCHTCQIESERIEKRRKNELEMFIRLNRAFQEEESPSTFYCISMHWFREWEGFVKGKDSDPPGPIDNAKIAVTKCGNAVLKQGADSGQISEETWNFLQSIYGGGPEIILRPPVPPVEPDILQTEEKIELETHGL
- the USP33 gene encoding ubiquitin carboxyl-terminal hydrolase 33 isoform X1: MSSPSSNCPHLESVGEITKEELIQKSHGTCQDCKVRGPNLWACLENRCTYVGCGESHDDHSTTHSQETKHCLTVNLTTLRVWCYACSKEVFLDRKLGSHSPLPSTRLSHQAQENSVQDFKIPSNPTLKIPLAAVFDDLDIEVEEDELKTRGLTGLKNIGNTCYMNAALQALSNCPPLTHFFLDCGGLARTDKKPAICKSYLKLMTELWHKSRPGSVVPTGLFQGIKTVNPMFRGYSQQDAQEFLRCLMDLLHEELKEPVVELEDAQPMSVEESMEEDKSQSDLSFQPCESCGNCDKTENDTIFKPVLEDPAETTMLIQDDDNSSVTSKDWQKEKSNKLKRANSMEDLEKDTNTASETTEFLNNQGTVKVQIHSRFSDYINDVHMNDVSAAQTPSSVEGMNTRLSNSPPKSFPSCSSLAQVHKKVSTVSSPKRKKRKKYRSVISDIFDGTIISSVQCLTCDRLSVTLETFQDLSLPIPGKEDLAKLHSASHQTSLVKAGSCGEAYAPQGWIAFFMEYFKRCFRFVVSCVPSWFWGPVVTLQDCLAAFFARDELKGDNMYSCGRCKKLRNGVKFCKVQKFPEILCIHLKRFRHELMFSTKIGTHVSFPLEGLDLQPFLAKDSPAQIVTYDLLSVICHHGTASSGHYIAYCRNNLNNLWYEFDDQSVTEVSESTVQNAEAYVLFYRKSSEEAQRERRRISGLLNMMEPSLLQFYVSRQWLNKFKTFAEPGPISNNDFLCIHGGVPPHKANFIEDLVVMLPQNIWDNLYSRYGGGPAVNHLYVCHTCQIESERIEKRRKNELEMFIRLNRAFQEEESPSTFYCISMHWFREWEGFVKGKDSDPPGPIDNAKIAVTKCGNAVLKQGADSGQISEETWNFLQSIYGGGPEIILRPPVPPVEPDILQTEEKIELETHGL
- the USP33 gene encoding ubiquitin carboxyl-terminal hydrolase 33 isoform X3 produces the protein MSSPSSNCPHLESVGEITKEELIQKSHGTCQDCKVRGPNLWACLENRCTYVGCGESHDDHSTTHSQETKHCLTVNLTTLRVWCYACSKEVFLDRKLGSHSPLPSTRLSHQAQENSVQDFKIPSNPTLKIPLAAVFDDLDIEVEEDELKTRGLTGLKNIGNTCYMNAALQALSNCPPLTHFFLDCGGLARTDKKPAICKSYLKLMTELWHKSRPGSVVPTGLFQGIKTVNPMFRGYSQQDAQEFLRCLMDLLHEELKEPVVELEDAQPMSVEESMEEDKSQSDLSFQPCESCGNCDKTENDTIFKPVLEDPAETTMLIQDDDNSSVTSKDWQKEKSNKLKRANSMEDLEKDTNTASETTEFLNNQGTVKVQIHSRFSDYINDVHMNDVSAAQTPSSVEGMNTRLSNSPPKSFPSCSSLAQVHKKVSTVSSPKRKKRKKYRSVISDIFDGTIISSVQCLTCDRLSVTLETFQDLSLPIPGKEDLAKLHSASHQTSLVKAGSCGEAYAPQGWIAFFMEYFKSWFWGPVVTLQDCLAAFFARDELKGDNMYSCGRCKKLRNGVKFCKVQKFPEILCIHLKRFRHELMFSTKIGTHVSFPLEGLDLQPFLAKDSPAQIVTYDLLSVICHHGTASSGHYIAYCRNNLNNLWYEFDDQSVTEVSESTVQNAEAYVLFYRKSSEEAQRERRRISGLLNMMEPSLLQFYVSRQWLNKFKTFAEPGPISNNDFLCIHGGVPPHKANFIEDLVVMLPQNIWDNLYSRYGGGPAVNHLYVCHTCQIESERIEKRRKNELEMFIRLNRAFQEEESPSTFYCISMHWFREWEGFVKGKDSDPPGPIDNAKIAVTKCGNAVLKQGADSGQISEETWNFLQSIYGGGPEIILRPPVPPVEPDILQTEEKIELETHGL